One region of Glycine max cultivar Williams 82 chromosome 9, Glycine_max_v4.0, whole genome shotgun sequence genomic DNA includes:
- the LOC778073 gene encoding uncharacterized protein isoform X2: MTPRVDDFEKDDLSASDDDDDDDDDGLKEDMAALARACTIAVPCPDDNSTAEDDVPAEDPLLHAGDSIVPAATDSDDDQDDLECLKRVQSLYQPLSVLPPLTPPAAVSDDDDDGVDDLETVRAIMKRFSTYGEGSHEGGMQMLVEGDQTSSPGYEGDIANGSIHYESDAGELCPVSQDPNEAATEELIENVEMKLSDFVESSEPDAYESSKLPQKRLSCPPVVRCFVDAINKNRDLQRFIRSKLIELEAKIEENKKIRNKIKILKDFQASCTRRTGNALSMKKDPRVQLISSKKPFAPKNSKKHKKASAMCYGPEENSHVANYRMVLERFPLSLDRKKWSSVERESLLKGIKQQFQEMVLQLSLSVDSSEGLLGDANDMDNVIASVKDLEITPERIRQFLPKVNWDLIASMYVGGRNGAECESRWLNCEDPLINQGAWTNEEDKSLLLIVQDMGIRNWFDIAASLGTSRTPFQCLARFQRSLNPAMLNSEWTEEEDSQLCSAVACFGARDWQSVASVLERRTGTQCSNRWKKSICPEKKGSFTQEEDIRLTVAVMLFGRKWNQIANYVPGRIQSQCRDRYLNSLDPSLKWGGWTEEEDLRLEAAIVKHGYCWSKIAEEVPPRTDSQCRKRWKVLCPECVPLLQEARKKRRSIIGSNFVDRESERPAITLNDFLPSPALAPKSDVGASNLCKKRKSSNVPKETSKKCIKRTRLRTKEVQDTEVYSDDGIKTCGEVVSACRNVSKKMRSKRHTKNTQNCPKEVVDISCSDKVKTCIESSESQSTFIASSGNQDSDNITIVCFLRDKSKEMLSRFTKDLCQASFSARITDVSRQVESQDPFDDQIISLSQSCDTVGTKNLFVQQKAASDTLVGTPEDANTLTGNDDDMTLACFLGNKPKKGSQAANRRSACSSTIIIPDGSGLSRSKHVEEETVLHGGVAEPMDIVVEKKDDELLTSLQNRPTRQRKRPSRFL; encoded by the exons ATGACTCCTCGCGTCGACGATTTCGAAAAGGACGATCTCTCCGCCTCCGACGACGACGATGACGATGATGACGACGGCCTCAAGGAGGACATGGCCGCGCTCGCCCGAGCCTGCACGATCGCCGTCCCGTGCCCCGACGATAATTCCACCgccgaagatgatgttccggcGGAGGACCCGCTCCTCCACGCCGGAGACTCGATCGTTCCCGCCGCCACCGACTCCGACGACGACCAGGACGACCTCGAGTGTCTCAAGAGAGTGCAGAGCCTCTACCAGCCTCTGTCCGTTCTTCCGCCGCTGACGCCGCCGGCTGCCGTGTCCGACGACGACGATGACGGCGTGGACGACCTCGAGACGGTGCGCGCGATTATGAAAAGGTTTAGTACCTACGGCGAAG GTTCTCATGAAGGTGGAATGCAAATGTTGGTTGAGGGGGATCAGACCTCCAGCCCAGGCTATGAGGGTGACATCGCTAACGGCTCAATCCATTACGAATCAGACGCTGGTGAATTATGTCCTGTTTCTCAAGATCCCAACGAGGCTGCCACCGAGGAGTTGATTGAGAACGTTGAAATGAAGCTTAGTGATTTTGTTGAGAGTTCTGAACCTGATGCCTATGAGTCATCCAAATTACCACAGAAAAGATTGAGCTGTCCTCCTGTAGTTCGGTGTTTTGTTGATGCcattaataaaaatagggaTTTGCAGAGATTTATTAGAAGCAAGTTGATTGAGCTTGAGGCTAAAATTgaggaaaacaaaaagataaggaacaaaattaaaattctcaaGGACTTCCAGGCTTCATGCACTAGAAGAACAGGGAATGCGTTATCAATGAAAAAAGATCCACGTGTTCAGTTAATATCTTCAAAAAAGCCATTTGCTCCAAAGAACTCTAAG AAACATAAAAAAGCCTCTGCAATGTGTTATGGCCCGGAAGAGAATTCTCATGTTGCTAATTATAGGATGGTATTGGAAAGATTTCCACTTTCATTGGATCGGAAAAAATGGTCTAGTGTAGAAAGGGAAAGTCTTTTGAAGGGAATTAAGCAACAATTCCAAGAAATGGTGCTTCAACTTTCACTTTCAGTTGATAG TTCAGAGGGCTTGCTTGGAGATGCAAATGACATGGATAATGTAATTGCATCTGTGAAAGATCTTGAAATCACACCAGAGAGGATTAGACAATTTTTACCTAAAGTTAATTGGGATCTCATAGCTTCAATGTATGTTGGTGGCCGTAATGGTGCTGAATGTGAATCAAG GTGGTTGAATTGTGAAGATCCTTTGATCAACCAAGGTGCATGGACAAATGAAGAGGACAAGTCTCTTTTACTTATTGTCCAAGATATGGGCATCAGGAACTGGTTTGATATTGCTGCATCATTGGGCACAAGCAGGACTCCATTTCAATGCTTGGCACGATTCCAAAGGAGCTTAAATCCTGCCATGCTAAATAGTGAATGGACTGAGGAAGAAGATTCTCAACTCTGTTCTGCTGTGGCATGTTTTGGTGCTAGGGATTGGCAATCCGTGGCTTCTGTTTTAGAACGGCGGACAGGAACCCAGTGCTCAAATAG ATGGAAAAAATCCATTTGTCCTGAGAAGAAAGGGAGCTTTACACAAGAGGAGGATATACGCTTAACAGTAGCAGTTATGCTTTTTGGACGGAAATGGAACCAGATAGCTAACTATGTTCCTGGCCGGATCCAATCTCAGTGTAGGGACAG ATACCTCAATAGTTTGGATCCTTCTTTGAAATGGGGTGGATGGACTGAGGAAGAGGATTTAAGATTAGAAGCTGCAATTGTCAAGCATGGATACTGCTGGTCTAAGATTGCTGAAGAAGTGCCACCTCGTACTGATTCTCAATGCCGGAA GAGATGGAAGGTGTTATGTCCTGAATGTGTTCCTTTGCTTCAAGAAGCAAGAAAGAAGCGAAGGTCTATTATTGGTAGTAACTTCGTTGACCGAGAATCTGAACGCCCAGCCATTACACTGAATGATTTTCTACCTTCACCCGCGTTAGCTCCAAAATCTGATGTTGGTGCTTCAAATCTCTGCAAGAAGCGCAAGTCAAG CAATGTTCCCAAGGAAACGAGTAAGAAATGCATAAAAAGAACTCGACTTCGTACCAAGGAAGTACAAGATACAGAGGTATATAGTGATGATGGGATCAAGACTTGTGGTGAAGTCGTCTCTGCATGCAGAAATGTTTCCAAGAAGATGAGGTCCAAAAGACATACAAAAAACACCCAAAATTGTCCCAAGGAGGTAGTGGATATATCTTGTAGTGACAAGGTCAAGACTTGTATTGAGAGTTCAGAAAGTCAATCTACCTTTATTGCAAGTTCTGGAAATCAAGATTCAGACAACATAACTATTGTATGCTTTTTACGCGATAAATCAAAGGAGATGCTATCTAGATTTACCAAAGACTTGTGTCAGGCTTCCTTCTCCGCCAGGATTACAGATGTTTCTAGGCAGGTTGAAAGTCAAGACCCATTTGATGATCAAATCATCAGCTTGTCTCAGTCATGTGATACTGTTGGAACTAAAAATTTGTTCGTGCAGCAGAAGGCTGCTTCTGATACACTAGTGGGAACACCAGAGGATGCGAACACTTTGACAGGCAATGATGATGATATGACCCTTGCGTGTTTTCTGGGAAACAAACCAAAGAAAGGGAGTCAAGCTGCTAACAGGCGTAGTGCATGCTCTTCAACCATCATCATACCCGATGGCAGTGGACTGTCAAGGTCAAAGCATGTTGAAGAGGAGACTGTTTTGCATGGTGGTGTTGCTGAGCCAATGGACATCGTTGTGGAAAAAAAGGATGATGAGCTTCTTACTTCCTTGCAAAACAGGCCAACAAGGCAGCGAAAACGACCCAGTAGGTTTTTATGA
- the LOC778073 gene encoding uncharacterized protein isoform X1: MTPRVDDFEKDDLSASDDDDDDDDDGLKEDMAALARACTIAVPCPDDNSTAEDDVPAEDPLLHAGDSIVPAATDSDDDQDDLECLKRVQSLYQPLSVLPPLTPPAAVSDDDDDGVDDLETVRAIMKRFSTYGEGSHEGGMQMLVEGDQTSSPGYEGDIANGSIHYESDAGELCPVSQDPNEAATEELIENVEMKLSDFVESSEPDAYESSKLPQKRLSCPPVVRCFVDAINKNRDLQRFIRSKLIELEAKIEENKKIRNKIKILKDFQASCTRRTGNALSMKKDPRVQLISSKKPFAPKNSKQKHKKASAMCYGPEENSHVANYRMVLERFPLSLDRKKWSSVERESLLKGIKQQFQEMVLQLSLSVDSSEGLLGDANDMDNVIASVKDLEITPERIRQFLPKVNWDLIASMYVGGRNGAECESRWLNCEDPLINQGAWTNEEDKSLLLIVQDMGIRNWFDIAASLGTSRTPFQCLARFQRSLNPAMLNSEWTEEEDSQLCSAVACFGARDWQSVASVLERRTGTQCSNRWKKSICPEKKGSFTQEEDIRLTVAVMLFGRKWNQIANYVPGRIQSQCRDRYLNSLDPSLKWGGWTEEEDLRLEAAIVKHGYCWSKIAEEVPPRTDSQCRKRWKVLCPECVPLLQEARKKRRSIIGSNFVDRESERPAITLNDFLPSPALAPKSDVGASNLCKKRKSSNVPKETSKKCIKRTRLRTKEVQDTEVYSDDGIKTCGEVVSACRNVSKKMRSKRHTKNTQNCPKEVVDISCSDKVKTCIESSESQSTFIASSGNQDSDNITIVCFLRDKSKEMLSRFTKDLCQASFSARITDVSRQVESQDPFDDQIISLSQSCDTVGTKNLFVQQKAASDTLVGTPEDANTLTGNDDDMTLACFLGNKPKKGSQAANRRSACSSTIIIPDGSGLSRSKHVEEETVLHGGVAEPMDIVVEKKDDELLTSLQNRPTRQRKRPSRFL; the protein is encoded by the exons ATGACTCCTCGCGTCGACGATTTCGAAAAGGACGATCTCTCCGCCTCCGACGACGACGATGACGATGATGACGACGGCCTCAAGGAGGACATGGCCGCGCTCGCCCGAGCCTGCACGATCGCCGTCCCGTGCCCCGACGATAATTCCACCgccgaagatgatgttccggcGGAGGACCCGCTCCTCCACGCCGGAGACTCGATCGTTCCCGCCGCCACCGACTCCGACGACGACCAGGACGACCTCGAGTGTCTCAAGAGAGTGCAGAGCCTCTACCAGCCTCTGTCCGTTCTTCCGCCGCTGACGCCGCCGGCTGCCGTGTCCGACGACGACGATGACGGCGTGGACGACCTCGAGACGGTGCGCGCGATTATGAAAAGGTTTAGTACCTACGGCGAAG GTTCTCATGAAGGTGGAATGCAAATGTTGGTTGAGGGGGATCAGACCTCCAGCCCAGGCTATGAGGGTGACATCGCTAACGGCTCAATCCATTACGAATCAGACGCTGGTGAATTATGTCCTGTTTCTCAAGATCCCAACGAGGCTGCCACCGAGGAGTTGATTGAGAACGTTGAAATGAAGCTTAGTGATTTTGTTGAGAGTTCTGAACCTGATGCCTATGAGTCATCCAAATTACCACAGAAAAGATTGAGCTGTCCTCCTGTAGTTCGGTGTTTTGTTGATGCcattaataaaaatagggaTTTGCAGAGATTTATTAGAAGCAAGTTGATTGAGCTTGAGGCTAAAATTgaggaaaacaaaaagataaggaacaaaattaaaattctcaaGGACTTCCAGGCTTCATGCACTAGAAGAACAGGGAATGCGTTATCAATGAAAAAAGATCCACGTGTTCAGTTAATATCTTCAAAAAAGCCATTTGCTCCAAAGAACTCTAAG caGAAACATAAAAAAGCCTCTGCAATGTGTTATGGCCCGGAAGAGAATTCTCATGTTGCTAATTATAGGATGGTATTGGAAAGATTTCCACTTTCATTGGATCGGAAAAAATGGTCTAGTGTAGAAAGGGAAAGTCTTTTGAAGGGAATTAAGCAACAATTCCAAGAAATGGTGCTTCAACTTTCACTTTCAGTTGATAG TTCAGAGGGCTTGCTTGGAGATGCAAATGACATGGATAATGTAATTGCATCTGTGAAAGATCTTGAAATCACACCAGAGAGGATTAGACAATTTTTACCTAAAGTTAATTGGGATCTCATAGCTTCAATGTATGTTGGTGGCCGTAATGGTGCTGAATGTGAATCAAG GTGGTTGAATTGTGAAGATCCTTTGATCAACCAAGGTGCATGGACAAATGAAGAGGACAAGTCTCTTTTACTTATTGTCCAAGATATGGGCATCAGGAACTGGTTTGATATTGCTGCATCATTGGGCACAAGCAGGACTCCATTTCAATGCTTGGCACGATTCCAAAGGAGCTTAAATCCTGCCATGCTAAATAGTGAATGGACTGAGGAAGAAGATTCTCAACTCTGTTCTGCTGTGGCATGTTTTGGTGCTAGGGATTGGCAATCCGTGGCTTCTGTTTTAGAACGGCGGACAGGAACCCAGTGCTCAAATAG ATGGAAAAAATCCATTTGTCCTGAGAAGAAAGGGAGCTTTACACAAGAGGAGGATATACGCTTAACAGTAGCAGTTATGCTTTTTGGACGGAAATGGAACCAGATAGCTAACTATGTTCCTGGCCGGATCCAATCTCAGTGTAGGGACAG ATACCTCAATAGTTTGGATCCTTCTTTGAAATGGGGTGGATGGACTGAGGAAGAGGATTTAAGATTAGAAGCTGCAATTGTCAAGCATGGATACTGCTGGTCTAAGATTGCTGAAGAAGTGCCACCTCGTACTGATTCTCAATGCCGGAA GAGATGGAAGGTGTTATGTCCTGAATGTGTTCCTTTGCTTCAAGAAGCAAGAAAGAAGCGAAGGTCTATTATTGGTAGTAACTTCGTTGACCGAGAATCTGAACGCCCAGCCATTACACTGAATGATTTTCTACCTTCACCCGCGTTAGCTCCAAAATCTGATGTTGGTGCTTCAAATCTCTGCAAGAAGCGCAAGTCAAG CAATGTTCCCAAGGAAACGAGTAAGAAATGCATAAAAAGAACTCGACTTCGTACCAAGGAAGTACAAGATACAGAGGTATATAGTGATGATGGGATCAAGACTTGTGGTGAAGTCGTCTCTGCATGCAGAAATGTTTCCAAGAAGATGAGGTCCAAAAGACATACAAAAAACACCCAAAATTGTCCCAAGGAGGTAGTGGATATATCTTGTAGTGACAAGGTCAAGACTTGTATTGAGAGTTCAGAAAGTCAATCTACCTTTATTGCAAGTTCTGGAAATCAAGATTCAGACAACATAACTATTGTATGCTTTTTACGCGATAAATCAAAGGAGATGCTATCTAGATTTACCAAAGACTTGTGTCAGGCTTCCTTCTCCGCCAGGATTACAGATGTTTCTAGGCAGGTTGAAAGTCAAGACCCATTTGATGATCAAATCATCAGCTTGTCTCAGTCATGTGATACTGTTGGAACTAAAAATTTGTTCGTGCAGCAGAAGGCTGCTTCTGATACACTAGTGGGAACACCAGAGGATGCGAACACTTTGACAGGCAATGATGATGATATGACCCTTGCGTGTTTTCTGGGAAACAAACCAAAGAAAGGGAGTCAAGCTGCTAACAGGCGTAGTGCATGCTCTTCAACCATCATCATACCCGATGGCAGTGGACTGTCAAGGTCAAAGCATGTTGAAGAGGAGACTGTTTTGCATGGTGGTGTTGCTGAGCCAATGGACATCGTTGTGGAAAAAAAGGATGATGAGCTTCTTACTTCCTTGCAAAACAGGCCAACAAGGCAGCGAAAACGACCCAGTAGGTTTTTATGA
- the LOC100813194 gene encoding beta-glucosidase 44: MVSLTPLCFFITLLIAGADAAAEPQTVRFDTGGLSRDTFPKGFLFGTATSAYQVEGMAHKDGRGPSIWDVFIKKPGIVANNGTGEVSVDQYHRYKEDIDLMASLNFDAYRFSISWSRIFPNGTGQVNWKGVAYYNRLINYLLEKGITPYANLYHYDLPLALEERYNGLLSRQVVKDFADYAEFCFKTFGDRVKNWMTFNEPRVVAALGYDNGFFAPGRCSKEYGNCTAGNSGTEPYIVAHNLILSHAAAVQRYRAKYQEKQKGRIGILLDFVWYEPLTRSKADNFAAQRARDFHIGWFIHPLVYGEYPKTIQNIVGNRLPKFTSEEVKIVKGSIDFVGINQYTTFFIYDPHQSKPKVPGYQMDWNAGFAYAKNGVPIGPRANSYWLYNVPWGMYKSLMYIKERYGNPTVILSENGMDDPGNVTLPKGLHDTTRINYYKGYLTQLKKAVDDGANVVGYFAWSLLDNFEWRLGYTSRFGIVYVDFKTLKRYPKMSAYWFKQLITKKKY, encoded by the exons ATGGTGTCTCTGACTCCGTTATGTTTCTTTATTACCTTGTTGATCGCTGGTGCAGACGCAGCGGCGGAGCCCCAAACGGTGCGTTTTGACACCGGGGGGTTGAGCAGAGACACCTTTCCCAAAGGATTCTTATTCGGAACGGCCACGTCTGCGTACCAAGTGGAGGGTATGGCCCACAAAGACGGTCGCGGCCCAAGCATTTGGGACGTCTTCATCAAAAAACCCG GGATTGTCGCAAATAATGGCACGGGAGAAGTTTCTGTTGATCAGTACCATCGCTACAAA GAAGATATAGATCTCATGGCCAGCCTGAATTTTGATGCCTACCGGTTCTCAATCTCGTGGTCCAGAATTTTTCCAA ATGGAACTGGCCAAGTAAATTGGAAAGGTGTAGCATACTACAATAGGTTGATCAATTACTTGCTAGAGAAAG GTATTACTCCATATGCAAATCTCTACCATTATGATCTTCCTTTAGCACTTGAGGAGAGGTACAACGGATTATTGAGTCGCCAAGTTGT GAAAGATTTTGCAgattatgcagaattttgtttCAAGACTTTTGGAGATAGAGTTAAGAATTGGATGACGTTTAACGAACCTCGTGTGGTGGCTGCTCTTGGCTATGATAATGGTTTCTTTGCCCCTGGAAGATGCTCAAAAGAATATGGGAATTGTACTGCTGGCAACTCAGGCACTGAGCCTTACATTGTTGCCCACAATTTGATATTGTCGCATGCAGCAGCTGTTCAAAGATACCGAGCGAAGTACCAA GAAAAGCAAAAGGGAAGGATTGGGATCCTCTTGGATTTTGTTTGGTATGAGCCTCTTACAAGATCAAAGGCTGACAATTTTGCAGCTCAAAGAGCCAGAGACTTTCATATTGGATG GTTCATTCATCCCCTTGTTTATGGAGAGTATCCAAAAACCATTCAAAATATTGTTGGGAATAGACTCCCCAAATTCACTAGTGAAGAAGTTAAAATCGTGAAGGGTTCGATTGATTTTGTTGGAATCAACCAGTATACTACGTTCTTCATTTATGATCCTCATCAATCAAAACCTAAAGTCCCAGGCTATCAAATGGACTGGAATGCAGGATTTGCTT ATGCAAAGAATGGAGTGCCTATTGGTCCTAGA GCTAATTCTTATTGGCTTTACAATGTACCATGGGGCATGTACAAATCATTGATGTACATAAAGGAACGTTATGGAAACCCAACTGTTATCTTATCTGAAAATG GCATGGATGATCCGGGTAATGTGACTCTTCCCAAGGGTTTGCATGACACCACAAGGATAAACTATTACAAAGGCTATTTGACTCAACTAAAGAAAGCAGTTGATGATGGAGCAAATGTGGTTGGGTACTTTGCATGGTCATTGCTGGATAACTTTGAATGGAGGTTGGGTTACACATCAAGGTTTGGCATTGTCTATGTTGATTTCAAAACCCTCAAGAGATACCCCAAGATGTCGGCATACTGGTTCAAGCAACTCATTACCAAAAAGAAGTATTAA